One Nitrospira sp. DNA segment encodes these proteins:
- a CDS encoding efflux RND transporter periplasmic adaptor subunit → MSVHSVLRLSLACLWIVWLLFMATVHLSCQSKQEDPPKPPPPAATPSHLEPGVLELPEGSPTLAHLQTERVAFRPIKTALKAQAGKILANENRLAHLSARVPGRIVVVYADFGDRVKEGDRLLLLDSPAFGEAQLEYRKARNLLGVAEKALERAQALLDRGAISAGEHQRREADYENARADLHEAEEKLHLLGMTEKEIHRLAAKTLPHAEVAQVFLRAPFRGEVIDRKATIGEVVDPNKTLFTVADLSTVWVRADFPEQQAGQLKAGLTIDLRVSAYPDTTFRGAITYVGAVIDPATRTITARAEVPNPDGRLRPEMFADVLLMADEQSVLTVPRVAVQQMGNRQVAFVVQGPRRFEPREVTFARTATEYVQVLTGLTAGDEVVTQGSYALKSELLREQMPTGGPL, encoded by the coding sequence ATGAGCGTTCACTCTGTCCTGCGCCTCTCGTTGGCATGTCTCTGGATCGTTTGGTTGCTTTTTATGGCCACGGTCCATCTCTCGTGCCAGTCAAAGCAAGAGGATCCTCCGAAGCCTCCGCCTCCGGCAGCCACGCCTTCTCATTTGGAACCAGGTGTTCTTGAGTTGCCGGAAGGGAGTCCGACCCTTGCTCATCTGCAAACCGAACGAGTCGCTTTCCGACCGATCAAGACCGCTCTCAAAGCCCAGGCGGGAAAGATTTTAGCCAATGAGAATCGACTCGCGCATCTCAGCGCGAGGGTTCCAGGCCGTATCGTGGTTGTGTATGCCGACTTTGGAGACCGAGTGAAAGAAGGCGACCGGCTTCTGCTGCTCGATAGCCCTGCCTTTGGAGAGGCCCAGCTTGAATATCGCAAAGCGCGGAACCTCTTGGGTGTGGCGGAAAAAGCTCTCGAACGGGCCCAAGCGCTGCTGGATCGAGGGGCAATCAGCGCGGGTGAACATCAACGGCGCGAGGCCGACTATGAGAACGCGCGAGCCGATTTGCACGAGGCAGAGGAAAAATTGCATTTGCTCGGCATGACGGAGAAGGAGATCCACCGCCTGGCAGCCAAGACATTGCCTCATGCCGAAGTCGCGCAAGTTTTTCTTCGAGCTCCCTTTCGCGGTGAGGTGATCGATCGGAAGGCGACGATCGGTGAGGTCGTCGACCCCAATAAGACACTGTTTACGGTGGCTGATCTTTCCACTGTGTGGGTCCGCGCCGACTTTCCGGAGCAACAGGCCGGACAATTGAAGGCTGGGCTCACCATCGACCTGCGGGTGTCGGCCTATCCAGACACGACGTTTCGAGGGGCCATTACCTATGTCGGCGCCGTGATCGACCCGGCGACCAGAACGATCACGGCACGTGCGGAGGTGCCCAACCCTGATGGTCGATTGCGGCCGGAGATGTTCGCCGATGTCCTCTTGATGGCGGACGAGCAATCGGTCTTGACTGTCCCACGTGTGGCGGTGCAGCAGATGGGCAACCGACAGGTTGCCTTCGTCGTACAGGGACCCCGTCGGTTCGAACCCCGCGAGGTGACCTTCGCCCGGACCGCGACCGAGTATGTTCAGGTCCTCACAGGACTGACTGCCGGAGACGAGGTAGTGACGCAAGGCAGTTACGCCCTCAAGTCAGAATTGCTCCGCGAGCAGATGCCGACGGGAGGTCCTCTATGA
- a CDS encoding CusA/CzcA family heavy metal efflux RND transporter, whose translation MIERLIRNALEQRLLVLLVVLGLIAGGVTAFRHLPIDAFPDVTPVQVQVITRAPSLAPSEIERLVTFPLEIELTNLPGKTELRSVSRFGISVITVVFEDTIDIYFARQLVLERILRARSGLPASAEPVLGPVSTGLSEVFMYLVEGSTQSLMELRTLQDWVIRPMLRAVPGLADVDTLGGLAKQYEVLVDPNRLASYGLTLRQVHAAVVGNNQNAGGSYIEQGGDKLVVYGVGLARSAADLEQIVVEAHKGTPIYLKDVAQVRQGMAIRLGGTTRDGKGEVLEGIAVMLRGGNSREIVSTVRDKVELVNRVLPAGVKMVPFLDRIELVTRALDTVERALLEGVAVVILVLYLFLRNLRGALVVALTLPLATLATFIIMQQVGLSANLMSLGGLAISLGMIVDAAIVQVENVERHLSEQSEGPVPLNTLSERLPVVLRAVLEVRKPSLFGELIIALTFVPLLTLQGMEGKMFVPLALTVVIALLSSLLLSMTVVPVLAAVLMKPRTAQEDGRLLERGRKQYRRLLEGAIRRTRLVVLVATAVLVGGAALIPFIGREFVPIMDEGTVVVNMMRLPSISLTESLKISGDVERLLLEIPDVRSVISRTGANELGTDPMGMELSDMYVLLKPKSEWQAESKADIEDQVRRRLEQVPGISFGLSQPIAMRVDELVSGVRSQVAVKLFGEDLEALRIKADEISRVMRQVRGISDLRVEQISGLYYLKIDIDRAKIARHGINVAEITEVIEAVGGGIAAGEVFEGQWRFPIMVRFPDDRRTDVETISALWVTAPDGSRIPLRDLADIRILEGPAQISREHATRRIVIEANIVERDLVGAVEEAQAAVDGLVKLPPGYYVTWGGQFENQQKAMARLAVVVPLVIGLIFLLLYFTFRNLRQAALILLAIPFAMVGGFVALLIGGLYLSVPASVGFIALFGVAVLNGVVKIAYITQLREQGMPLDEAVLTGMVLRLRPVLMTATVAALGLTPLLFASGPGSEVQRPLATVVIGGLISSTALTLLVLPVLYRWMEQRVIRPHTMEVSTLAQRPATEATPHPLR comes from the coding sequence ATGATCGAACGACTCATCCGCAACGCGTTAGAGCAGCGACTTCTTGTGCTGCTGGTCGTTCTGGGACTTATTGCGGGAGGCGTGACGGCATTTCGCCATCTGCCGATCGACGCGTTCCCCGACGTCACTCCCGTCCAAGTTCAAGTCATCACCCGAGCGCCCTCTTTAGCTCCTTCCGAAATCGAACGCCTCGTGACCTTTCCCCTGGAGATCGAGTTGACGAACTTGCCTGGCAAAACTGAACTCCGGTCAGTGTCGAGATTCGGGATCTCGGTGATCACCGTGGTCTTCGAAGATACGATCGATATCTACTTCGCCCGGCAACTCGTCTTGGAACGAATACTTCGAGCGCGATCCGGGCTTCCAGCAAGCGCCGAGCCGGTGCTGGGACCAGTCAGCACCGGCTTGAGCGAGGTCTTCATGTATCTCGTCGAGGGTTCGACACAGAGTCTCATGGAGTTGCGGACTCTGCAAGACTGGGTCATCCGTCCGATGCTGCGCGCGGTCCCGGGCCTCGCGGATGTCGATACCTTGGGCGGCTTGGCCAAACAGTACGAAGTCCTCGTCGATCCCAATCGATTGGCGAGCTATGGACTCACGTTGCGCCAAGTCCATGCTGCTGTCGTAGGGAACAACCAGAATGCCGGAGGGAGTTACATCGAGCAGGGAGGGGATAAGTTGGTCGTCTATGGTGTAGGGCTGGCCCGCTCTGCGGCAGATCTTGAACAGATCGTGGTGGAGGCGCACAAGGGCACACCGATCTATCTCAAGGATGTCGCGCAGGTTCGCCAAGGCATGGCCATCCGCTTGGGAGGGACGACGCGTGACGGGAAGGGCGAGGTGCTCGAAGGGATCGCCGTGATGTTGCGGGGCGGCAATAGTCGGGAGATTGTCTCCACCGTGAGAGACAAGGTCGAGCTGGTCAATCGTGTCTTGCCGGCCGGGGTGAAGATGGTGCCCTTCTTGGACCGCATCGAATTGGTGACAAGGGCCCTCGATACGGTCGAGCGGGCTTTGCTGGAGGGCGTCGCGGTCGTCATCCTCGTCTTGTATCTCTTCCTCCGCAACCTCCGTGGCGCGCTCGTTGTTGCTCTGACCTTGCCGCTGGCCACCTTGGCTACGTTCATCATCATGCAGCAGGTCGGCCTGTCAGCGAATTTGATGTCGTTGGGCGGCCTGGCTATTTCGCTGGGAATGATTGTCGATGCAGCCATCGTGCAGGTGGAGAACGTGGAGCGTCACTTGAGTGAACAGTCGGAAGGCCCAGTTCCTCTGAACACCCTATCGGAACGGCTGCCCGTGGTTTTGCGCGCCGTCCTGGAAGTGCGGAAGCCAAGTCTGTTCGGGGAGTTGATCATCGCGTTGACCTTTGTTCCGCTCCTGACACTCCAAGGCATGGAAGGCAAAATGTTCGTGCCGCTGGCCCTGACGGTAGTCATAGCGCTCCTAAGTTCGTTACTGCTCTCGATGACAGTCGTTCCCGTACTGGCGGCGGTGCTCATGAAACCTCGTACCGCCCAGGAGGACGGGCGTCTGTTGGAGCGTGGACGGAAGCAGTATCGCCGGTTGTTGGAGGGAGCCATCCGCAGAACTCGCCTGGTCGTCCTCGTGGCGACCGCGGTGCTCGTCGGGGGGGCGGCATTGATCCCGTTCATCGGCCGGGAGTTCGTCCCCATCATGGATGAAGGCACGGTCGTGGTGAATATGATGCGGCTTCCCAGCATCAGCTTGACCGAATCGCTGAAGATCTCCGGGGACGTCGAACGGTTGTTGCTGGAGATCCCCGATGTGCGTTCTGTGATCTCCCGTACGGGAGCCAATGAGTTGGGTACCGATCCGATGGGGATGGAACTCAGTGACATGTATGTCTTGCTCAAGCCCAAATCAGAATGGCAAGCCGAGTCCAAAGCCGACATAGAGGACCAAGTCCGGCGCCGGCTGGAGCAAGTGCCAGGCATTTCGTTCGGGCTGTCTCAGCCGATCGCCATGCGCGTCGATGAACTGGTCTCGGGAGTCCGATCTCAAGTCGCCGTCAAACTGTTCGGCGAGGACCTTGAAGCCTTGCGCATCAAGGCGGACGAAATCTCGCGGGTGATGCGGCAAGTGCGCGGTATTTCCGATCTACGAGTCGAGCAGATCTCGGGCCTGTATTATCTGAAGATCGACATCGACCGTGCCAAGATCGCGCGTCACGGGATCAATGTTGCAGAGATCACGGAAGTGATTGAGGCAGTCGGTGGCGGCATTGCCGCCGGCGAGGTTTTCGAAGGACAGTGGCGTTTTCCGATCATGGTGCGATTTCCGGACGATCGGCGGACCGATGTCGAGACGATCTCGGCGCTCTGGGTGACGGCGCCGGACGGCTCCCGCATTCCACTTCGTGATCTGGCCGACATTCGAATTCTGGAAGGACCGGCGCAAATCAGCCGTGAGCATGCGACTCGCCGAATTGTGATCGAAGCAAATATCGTTGAACGCGACCTCGTCGGCGCGGTCGAAGAGGCGCAAGCAGCGGTAGACGGGCTGGTGAAGCTTCCGCCCGGCTATTATGTTACGTGGGGTGGTCAATTCGAAAATCAACAGAAGGCCATGGCACGTCTAGCCGTGGTCGTGCCTTTGGTCATCGGTTTGATCTTTTTGTTGCTCTATTTCACGTTTCGAAACCTACGGCAAGCGGCGCTGATTCTGCTCGCGATTCCATTCGCCATGGTCGGTGGTTTTGTAGCCCTGCTGATCGGTGGCCTGTACCTCTCCGTTCCAGCCTCTGTTGGTTTCATCGCCTTGTTCGGTGTGGCCGTGCTCAATGGGGTGGTGAAGATTGCCTATATCACCCAGTTGCGGGAGCAGGGGATGCCGTTGGACGAGGCGGTGTTGACCGGCATGGTCTTGCGGTTGCGCCCTGTGCTGATGACCGCGACCGTGGCGGCACTTGGACTCACGCCATTACTCTTCGCAAGCGGCCCTGGTTCCGAAGTGCAAAGACCGTTGGCAACGGTCGTCATCGGTGGATTGATTTCGTCCACGGCATTGACGTTGTTAGTTTTGCCCGTGTTGTATCGATGGATGGAGCAAAGGGTCATCCGACCTCATACGATGGAGGTTTCCACACTTGCTCAAAGGCCTGCGACGGAAGCGACACCACATCCTCTGCGTTGA
- a CDS encoding GMC family oxidoreductase, whose product MMDPKTRRDFLKLAAVAGLSLPLDGCFRAFKQWERGAIHCATPVGPADGATFDYIVIGSGAGGGPVAANLATAGFRVALLEAGGEETNPNYSVPMFHGFATEDETFRWDYFVKHYEDPDRRRRDSKYVAEHDGVLYPRAGTLGGCTAHNAMITVYPHNSDWDGIAQVTGDPSWASEAMRRYFERLEQSRYVHGLIEKAENRSRHGFAGWLTTNMADPTLVIKDKQVLDMIASMVEGALREDVGRPLSLLKSHFDPNDWRIVVDSPEGVFGTPLATNEGRRTGTREYLQAVAKACPANLTIVPHALATRILLNDDKRATGVEYLQGPSLYRADPRAKTAPSPVPKTIQARREVILSAGAFNSPQLLKLSGIGPRDELTRFGIETQVELPGVGEHLQDRYEIGVITEMDRDFQVLRDCTFEPPAPDRQPDPCFADWQNGTGVYTTNGLVISLIKRSRPERPLPDLYIFGVPSYFKGYFPTYSEILRQRKDYFTWAILKAHTQNTAGRVTLRSTDPRDVPEINFHYFDESNDTAQEDLESVVEGIEFVRRISRQAQGVIKREVIPGPDIASRDDLRTFVRNEAWSHHASCSNKMGPATDPMAVVDSRFRVHGTTNLRVVDASVFPRIPGFFIVSAIYMISEKASDVIAEDARAADGR is encoded by the coding sequence ATGATGGATCCCAAGACCAGGCGTGATTTTCTGAAACTGGCTGCCGTGGCCGGATTGAGCTTGCCGCTCGACGGCTGTTTCCGTGCCTTCAAGCAATGGGAACGCGGGGCCATCCACTGTGCCACCCCGGTAGGGCCGGCCGATGGCGCGACGTTTGATTACATCGTGATCGGATCCGGCGCCGGCGGCGGGCCGGTCGCGGCCAACCTCGCGACGGCCGGGTTCCGGGTCGCGCTGCTCGAAGCCGGCGGCGAGGAGACGAATCCGAACTACTCGGTACCGATGTTTCATGGGTTTGCCACCGAGGATGAGACGTTTCGCTGGGATTACTTTGTCAAACACTATGAAGATCCCGATCGACGTCGGCGCGACAGCAAGTACGTGGCGGAGCATGACGGGGTTTTGTATCCGAGAGCCGGGACGCTAGGCGGGTGTACGGCGCACAATGCGATGATCACCGTGTACCCGCACAATAGCGATTGGGACGGCATCGCGCAGGTGACCGGCGATCCGTCATGGGCCAGTGAGGCGATGCGCCGCTATTTTGAACGACTCGAACAGTCCCGTTACGTCCATGGGCTGATCGAAAAGGCGGAGAACCGAAGCCGGCATGGCTTCGCCGGGTGGCTCACGACGAACATGGCCGACCCGACTCTGGTGATCAAGGATAAGCAGGTGCTCGATATGATCGCCTCGATGGTGGAAGGCGCCCTCCGTGAAGATGTCGGCCGGCCGCTGAGCCTGCTGAAAAGTCATTTCGATCCCAATGACTGGCGCATCGTCGTCGATAGCCCGGAAGGTGTCTTCGGTACGCCGCTGGCGACGAACGAGGGACGACGGACTGGCACAAGGGAATATCTCCAAGCGGTGGCGAAGGCCTGTCCCGCGAATCTGACCATCGTGCCCCATGCACTCGCCACTCGGATTCTGCTGAATGACGACAAGCGGGCGACCGGGGTGGAATATTTGCAGGGGCCGTCGCTGTATCGAGCCGACCCACGGGCAAAGACCGCTCCTAGCCCTGTCCCGAAAACAATCCAAGCTCGGCGTGAGGTCATTCTCTCCGCCGGCGCCTTCAACAGTCCTCAGCTGCTCAAATTATCCGGGATCGGCCCAAGGGACGAGCTGACACGTTTCGGAATTGAGACTCAGGTGGAGCTGCCGGGGGTCGGAGAACATTTGCAGGATCGGTATGAGATCGGCGTCATCACGGAGATGGATCGTGATTTTCAAGTCCTGCGGGACTGCACGTTCGAGCCGCCGGCGCCCGACCGGCAGCCGGACCCCTGCTTCGCGGATTGGCAGAACGGCACGGGTGTCTATACGACCAACGGCCTGGTCATCAGCCTCATCAAACGCTCCCGTCCTGAGCGGCCGCTGCCTGATCTCTACATCTTCGGTGTGCCAAGCTACTTCAAGGGTTATTTCCCCACGTATTCGGAGATCTTGCGTCAGCGCAAAGATTACTTTACCTGGGCCATTCTCAAAGCCCATACGCAAAACACCGCCGGACGAGTCACGCTGCGATCCACCGATCCGCGTGACGTCCCCGAGATCAACTTCCATTATTTCGATGAATCGAACGATACGGCGCAAGAAGATCTGGAGTCCGTCGTCGAGGGCATCGAGTTTGTGCGCCGGATCTCACGCCAGGCTCAGGGCGTGATTAAGCGAGAAGTGATCCCGGGCCCGGACATCGCGAGCCGGGACGATCTGCGCACATTCGTGCGGAACGAAGCGTGGAGCCATCATGCCTCCTGCAGCAACAAGATGGGGCCGGCGACCGATCCCATGGCGGTGGTGGACAGCCGGTTTCGCGTCCACGGGACGACAAACCTACGGGTAGTGGATGCGTCCGTCTTTCCTCGCATCCCAGGGTTCTTTATCGTGTCGGCGATCTACATGATCAGCGAGAAGGCCAGCGACGTGATTGCCGAGGATGCTCGAGCCGCCGATGGACGCTGA